TGCATTCTTGTTTTGGAAATCTGCTTATTTGGCTATGTGTCTCTCCATCAGAAATAGGATTTTAATTGCCATGGACTGGACCAAGGTTTACTTCCTTGGAAGAGATTCCTCCGTGTAGTTCTTGTTTTACATATTGTTTCTCGCAATTCAATTCCTTTATATTATCATGTATTGTacttaaaaaatataccCTTTATTGGTTATAATCTCTATGTTACCCTCTCTCGTCAGaggtgatttttttatgtgATGAAGTtttaagaaggaaaaagaaagtcgACAACACGCCAAACAAACAAAGGGTTTTCTTCGATACCTGAAATATAACAGTTATAGGGCAGAAGTTGAGGTCTTATCTTTCTAAGTGTTGTTATTTTTAGTGGTAACACGGATTCGTTTGTCTGTTGGAATTTCACgttatttttatcatctGAATAACTAACTTATATTCACTTCAGCAAGAggttcaaaaaaaatcgttcattctttaacaACAGCAAAAAATGTCACACGAAggtgaagaagatttaTTGGAGTATTCCGATAACgaacaagaaattcaaattgaTGCTTCCAAGGCCGCTGAAGCTGGAGAAGCTGGAGCTGTCGCATCTTCCACTGAAggtgataataataacaacacGGCAACCGGTGACAAGAAAGGTTCTTATGTCGGTATCCATTCCACTGgtttcaaagattttttgcTGAAGCCGGAACTATCAAGAGCAATCATCGATTGTGGTTTTGAACATCCTTCTGAGGTCCAGCAACATACTATTCCTCAGTCTATTCATGGTACTGATGTCTTGTGTCAAGCCAAGTCAGGTTTAGGTAAGACAGCTGTTTTTGTCTTATCCACTTTGCAACAATTGGACCCCGTTCCTGGTGAAGTTGCCGTTGTTGTCATTTGTAACGCTAGAGAATTAGCTTATCAAATCCGTAACGAATATTTGAGATTTTCCAAGTATATGCCAGATGTAAAGACTGCCGTTTTTTACGGTGGTACGCCAATTTCCAAAGACGCTGAGcttttgaagaacaaaGACACTGCTCCACATATTGTTGTTGCCACACCAGGCCGTTTAAAGGCTTTAGtgagagaaaaatacattGATTTGTCTCACGTCAAGAACTTTGTCATTGATGAATGTGATAAAGTTCTGGAAGAATTAGACATGAGGAGAGAcgttcaagaaattttcaGAGCTACTCCAAGGGACAAACAAGTCATGATGTTCTCAGCCACACTTTCTCAAGAAATTAGACCCATTTGTAGACGTTTCTTACAAAATCCattggaaatttttgtCGATGATGAAGCCAAATTAACTTTGCATGGGTTACAACAATACTATATTAAGTTAGAAGAGCGTGAGAAAAACCGTAAGTTAGCTCAATTATTAGACGACTTGGAGTTCAATCAAGTCATTATTTTCGTCAAGTCTACCACAAGAGCTAATGAGTTGACCAAATTGTTAAACGCTTCTAACTTCCCCGCTATCACCGTTCATGGTCACatgaaacaagaagaacGTATTGCTCGTTACAAGgctttcaaagattttgaaaagcgTATTTGTGTATCCACAGATGTTTTTGGTAGAGGTATCGATATTGAACGTATCAACTTGGCCATCAATTATGATCTAACCAATGAAGCTGATCAATATTTACATCGTGTTGGTAGAGCTGGTAGGTTTGGTACTAAGGGTTTGGCTATTTCCTTTGTTTCGTCCAAGGAAGATGAGGAAGTCCTGgcaaaaattcaagaacgTTTTGATGTCAAAATTGCTGAATTTCCAGAAGAGGGAATTGATCCGTCCACTTATTTGAATAAttaataaaggaaaatgaaaaacaattttatatataatatgtAAAGATTTTGTATTATTCAAACGAActaaacaaacaaaaagaaaaggagaaaTTGATTTACAATTCCGAAAGTTCATTATTTCCGCAAAAATAGACGTAGttatccaattttttgacatTTAAGACATTCCAGTTGGATAAGAAGCAGTTGAGCAAAAATATCGAAAAAATGCAATTTTAGTAAATGGATTCTAAATTAACGTTTTACCTGTTACAGGAAGATATACAGTATATGTAagtaaaaagttttttaatACAATAAATGTGCAAAGAAAAGTGAAGAGATTTCCGAAAAAATCTTGTAATTTCTTAACGGTAAGATTTTTGGAATCTAGAACGAGCACCCTTACCACCGAATTTCTTTGGTTCTGGTCTTCTAGAATCAGCAATCAACAAAGTTCTGTCGTAAGAAGTGAAagctttcttcaattcGTTCTTGGATTGTTCGTCAACGTACTTTTGGTGGTAAGCGACTAAACCCTTAGCAATGGCTTGTCTGATGGCGTAAACTTGGGAAACGTGACCACCACCAGTGACTCTAACTCTGATGTCGATGTTGGAGAACTTGTCCAAACCAACCAACAACAAAGGTTCGTAGACCTTAAATCTTAGGATTTCTGGTTCAACCAAAGTGATTGGAGAACCGTTGACCTTAATCAGACCCTTACCGGCTTTGACATGGGCAACTGCAGTTGCTGATTTCTTCTTACCGAAAGTCTGtcgaaaaaaataacatgGAAGATATTTCATGTTAAGCATGTTAGTAaaataaattcaaagtTTCCTGTTGTAAATGCACATGAATTGTATAGCTTGGAAAATATGAAGGCCCTTCTGGCACAATAGCGTGCGAAGTCTCCTTTTTATAGTTCAATTCAATGGAGTCAACATAACAGTCACAGAGTATGCCCATAAAAAATATCTACTTCGCACAAATAGATTAAAATAAATATTCCCCTATATGATCTGCATGATGTTCCCGACTGGCAAGTAATGTTGCACTGTTATCCATGTTTCTAATCTAATCAATCCcaccatttttttgttcaattaGCCCTGTTTTTAGGTAGGAGATTATCTAACTGGATGTTTTCGATTTTCCTCacaaattcatcatattgTTTGAATTAATTAACATACTTGGACACTTGGGACAGCAGACATCTTGTGCTTATTCTCTTGCTGTACTTATTCAGAATATTactagaaaaaaaggtataCACTAATTACTGTGCTGCGTAACCTATACATTTTACATCACACATACCTTTGACCTTGCAAGTGCTACTCTCTGGGCCACTACAACTGTCCATCGATAGTCTAGGCTCATGCAGCCTCTCTGGAGCATACAGCTGTCAGTAGTGTCTTTCCTTACAGCAGTAACAGGCAGTAAGCTTCGCCTACGAAAAGGCGACGTCCTAGAGGGAAAGAAGCCGCCTGGAAAACTTAACTGCTCCTTGGTATGCaagcattttcttgaacatttttttttcgtagTACAGTATTTATTACATGTATGGGTGTTTTTAGAATACTTGATAGTCTTTAAGCAGAGAAAACATGATATCCGTTGTACACCCAATCATTTGATCTCGCATCCTTACATTCGCACaggcaatttttttcatgacaaattttcattttttgttcgGAATAATCACAACAAACGTTTGGAGATcttgaaaactttgaaatagTGGAATAATAGCTATTATCAGTTCAGCTTGCAGGATTTTCTTGCAAAGGCCCTGAAAAAAGCACAGCACAGCACAGCAGGAATCGTACACAATGGGTATGTccaatataaaaagaaatagaatCGCTTTGTCATATTATAAACAATGAAGGCTCACTTGAAACCAAATAAATGTCCCGTTGAGAGGCATGCGAATCACAACATATTATTGATGGATTCCAGAGAGGGCAATATTACGCCATTTAACACAGAgaattcatcttcattttacACTATTTGAGGAGTTCTAATACTTTATAGGTTACTTTGGAAATACATGATTATTTTGTCACCACTCCAGGTTGCTGGCCTTCAAGTGTTCTTAGATAATATGATAAACACGGTGGTTGATGTTAGAAATTGATTATTTGTTTACTAACAATTATTTAATATAATTTACCAATTGGATCATATTAGCCATTTCCAAGAATTTACCAATCTTAAAGAATCATTTCAGAAAGCACTGGCAAGAACGTGTCAAGGTGCACTTTGACCAAGCCGGTAAGAAGGTTTCTAGACGTAATGCTAGAGCTTCCAAGGCTGCCAAAATTGCCCCAAGACCATTAGACCTTTTGAGACCTGTTGTCAGAGCTCCAACTGTTAAGTACAACAGAAAGGTCAGAGCTGGTAGAGGTTTCACCTTGGCTGAAGTTAAGGCCGCTGGTTTGACTGCTGCTTACGCCAAAACCATTGGTATTGCCGTTGACCACAGACGTCAAAACAGAAACCAAGAAATCTTTGACGCCAACGTCCAAAGATTGAAGGAATACCAATCCAAGATCATTGTCTTCCCAAGAAACGGTAAGGCTCCAGAAACTGAACAAGTTTTGTCCGCTGCTGCCACTTTCCCAATTGCTCAACCAACTACTGATGTCGAAGCTAGAGCTGTCCAAGACAATGGTGAATCCGCTTTCAGAACCTTGAGATTGGCCAGATCTGAAAAGAGATTCAGAGGTATTAGAGAAAAGAGAGCTAGAGAAAAGGCTGAAGCTGAggctgaaaagaagaaatagatCTAAAAACTTCTCTtaagaatttttcatccaCAAATgtattttccttcttttttatctgTTTCATTTCATAAATAACATATATGTACAATGTATAAATGGGAAGCCATCACTTATAATTTATCATTTCCTTAACCTTAGAGTCTAAATGAGGGTACGGCCCATGGAATAGGTTACAAATATGCGTAACTCCTTTTCATAACCGTAGAGTTATGAGTGTTGCTTGTTGTATTCTACCAAGACTACAACTGAACACTTTATATGATATGAAGGATAAGCAATAGGAGTtattaaacaaaaagaaaatactgTCTTGCTGTATTAAAAGTGACTATATAGAAAGATtataaaaatttctaaaTGTTAGAATATGCAATTTCTTCTAAACAGTTGAGCACCTCTAATCAAATAAACCGAATCCCATGTCGTCATCGGATTCTTCTTtagcttcttcttcttccttttcagcTTCAGCAGCACCGGCTTCACCACCAGCGACACCAGCGGAGACACCAGCTGGAGCAGCAGCACCAGCGCTGAAGTTGATCAATAAGTCCTTCAAGTTTTGACCGTCCAAAGCCTTGGCAAAAATGTCGGCCCAAATGTTTTCAATTGGAACATTGGCAGCATTAGTCAAAGTCAACAACTTTTCGGAAGAGATTTCGATTTCAGAGTCGGCCAAAATCAAGGCAGCGTAAGACAAAGCAGATTCAGTAgacatttcttcttgttatTTTAGAGATAATCGGTTTAAGCTGTTGTATTGGACAAAGCGGActatttctttattcttttgatatCTGTTATCAAAAAGTGTTTAGGATAGAGTGGATTGCAAACTTTATAAAagataaatttttcaaacacACGAAAGTGCAAtctatgaaaaatattgaaaaaaaaaattcattacaAAGTTGCGTGGTATTTTTATACGAACTTCGTTCAATACGATATATTCTATGATCAGGTCTCAAGTGAATTGAGTCTTAAGGGTCTTCACAATGAGGTAATCAGCATTGGTTATCTCGATTTAGGAAAATTCAGCGCTATGACTTCATTCCTCGCGATATTAATTTTATGGATCAGAAACATATAGAGTTTTGTAGTATATCAGTTAGACCAAATTTTATAAACTATGATGCTGTTTGGCTAATAAATAATTGAGTTATACTTATGAAGCTGTTAAGAAATGTGTCTTTGAATAGGTGGGACAACTACGTAATGAAGCGGTCATGGAGGACCTTGATAATAAGGTGGAGAAATGAGATCTGTATCtagtttgattttttttagaagTGGTCGAAATTCTGGCGTTGGCGTGTCTAATGCACTGGAGTTTTCGTTTTCCTCTTGTATTTGTTTGCTTTGCTCTTTCTCCACTACCCATCTATCAAGCAGTACTTGTGGAACATCTCTTGGCGGTAGCATAATCTCTATCATTCGAATTTTGTCGTTGATTGCAAACTCAGGATCATCAATCATAGATCTGAATTCTCCAACAGTGATAATCTTTTTGGTTTCGTAATTTGTGCAACCAAACACACGTAATAATCCTAGGTAATTCCAAGGCTGGATATCATAATAACTAGCATCTGACCTGTGGTGTAAAAACCTGTCAACAGAGTAACCTTGGTTGTTCataacaaaaatataagGCGTCAATCCCCATTTGACAATTGTAGATAACTCTTGGACCGTCAATTGGAAGGCACCATCACCCATGAACAGAATAACTCTATGTTTAGTTACGGGgaatttatctttttttatctcttGAACTGCAAACTCCGCCCCAAGACACGCTCCCATAGTGTATCCGACAGATCCCCAGAGCGCTTGAGATATACCAAGTGTGTTTACTGGAAATCTAGTTTGGTTGACTCCAAATGCAGAAGCACCTGTTTCTGTTATGATTATGTCCCCTGGTTGGAACCAATGAGATATTTCATTCCACACCCATTCTTGCCTCAAGAGAACATTTCCTGCTGGATAAGGCCTTGGAACCATCATGCTGGGTTGTTCGTTTGGTCTGTAAGATAGTTTGGATTCATCCAGACTTGCTAATAATTTTTGTAGTAATAGTTTGATGCTCAAGTCGGGATATGTAGCGTTTTTCAGTTTTACAGATGTAGAATATAGTAGTGCgcaattttttgttttatattgAAAGTGGAAAGTTGATGTGCTAAATTCGGATAGCATGCAACCAATTACGATGATAAAATCGGCAAAATCCACCACTTCTCTGACTTCTGGGGCCGATATGGATCCTGTGAATACGCCTCCGAATTGCGGAATCGTTTCGTTTACCGTGCCCTTACCCATTGGTGTAACAAAAACTGGGAATTTGAGCCTACTACAAAGCTCTTTACTCTCTTCGATTAAATTCTGTCTACTTGTACATGCATCTACGATGATTGCGGGGTTCTGACTTTTATACATAAAACTCAATATTCGAGAAATTACCTCTTTTTCTACGTCTGGATCGTTCTTAGGCAATTGTAAATCCAAAGGAGTATTTAGCCTAGCAGATTCAATCGGGAGATTTACCTGGTTAACGGGCATACCCATGTACACTGGTCTCTGTTCTATCCAGGCTTTCCTTATGCATTTATCGACTTCGTCAGCACATAATTCAGAGTCAACAATTAACGTTGTATAGCATGCAACATCACTGGCTATTCTATGGAATACAGTAAAATCACCATTTCCTAAAGTGTGGTGTAACAGTAGCTGTTTTGTTTGCGCACTAGTTGGTGGCATACCGACTATATGAAGAATCCCTACATGTTCAGCGTAAGATCCGGCTACGCCATTGATTGCCGATAATTCTCCTACACCAAAAGTTGTTATAAGACAACCCAGGCCTTTTAGTCGTGAGTATCCATCCGCTGCATAGGCAGCATTCAACTCATTGGAATTACCAGCCCACCGTAAGTTTGGAATATTGTAAAGTTTATCCAACAAAGGCATGCTGAACTCTCCAGAAAGTCCAAATATAGTATGAATGTTCAGTTGATTGAGCCGGTGGAAAAGATAGTCTGATATTGATATATACTTCGGCAGCCCATATTTCTGTGCGTAGCTTgaattcatcttcaaaacGACAGCAGTATATTTGGTATGTTCTTtctacctttttttttttcgtttcgTTGTATTTCACTCTTTTCTGCACAGGATTGATACTGATTACAATTTTTGTGTTCGCCAgtatattcaaaaatttatGCCGTGGAGTATGAAGAAAGGGA
The Saccharomyces mikatae IFO 1815 strain IFO1815 genome assembly, chromosome: 4 genome window above contains:
- the SUB2 gene encoding ATP-dependent RNA helicase SUB2 (similar to Saccharomyces cerevisiae SUB2 (YDL084W); ancestral locus Anc_2.384), with translation MSHEGEEDLLEYSDNEQEIQIDASKAAEAGEAGAVASSTEGDNNNNTATGDKKGSYVGIHSTGFKDFLLKPELSRAIIDCGFEHPSEVQQHTIPQSIHGTDVLCQAKSGLGKTAVFVLSTLQQLDPVPGEVAVVVICNARELAYQIRNEYLRFSKYMPDVKTAVFYGGTPISKDAELLKNKDTAPHIVVATPGRLKALVREKYIDLSHVKNFVIDECDKVLEELDMRRDVQEIFRATPRDKQVMMFSATLSQEIRPICRRFLQNPLEIFVDDEAKLTLHGLQQYYIKLEEREKNRKLAQLLDDLEFNQVIIFVKSTTRANELTKLLNASNFPAITVHGHMKQEERIARYKAFKDFEKRICVSTDVFGRGIDIERINLAINYDLTNEADQYLHRVGRAGRFGTKGLAISFVSSKEDEEVLAKIQERFDVKIAEFPEEGIDPSTYLNN
- the RPS16B gene encoding 40S ribosomal protein uS9 (similar to Saccharomyces cerevisiae RPS16B (YDL083C) and RPS16A (YMR143W); ancestral locus Anc_2.386): MSAVPSVQTFGKKKSATAVAHVKAGKGLIKVNGSPITLVEPEILRFKVYEPLLLVGLDKFSNIDIRVRVTGGGHVSQVYAIRQAIAKGLVAYHQKYVDEQSKNELKKAFTSYDRTLLIADSRRPEPKKFGGKGARSRFQKSYR
- the RPL13A gene encoding 60S ribosomal protein eL13 (similar to Saccharomyces cerevisiae RPL13A (YDL082W) and RPL13B (YMR142C); ancestral locus Anc_2.387) produces the protein MAISKNLPILKNHFRKHWQERVKVHFDQAGKKVSRRNARASKAAKIAPRPLDLLRPVVRAPTVKYNRKVRAGRGFTLAEVKAAGLTAAYAKTIGIAVDHRRQNRNQEIFDANVQRLKEYQSKIIVFPRNGKAPETEQVLSAAATFPIAQPTTDVEARAVQDNGESAFRTLRLARSEKRFRGIREKRAREKAEAEAEKKK
- the RPP1A gene encoding ribosomal protein P1 (similar to Saccharomyces cerevisiae RPP1A (YDL081C); ancestral locus Anc_2.388), translated to MSTESALSYAALILADSEIEISSEKLLTLTNAANVPIENIWADIFAKALDGQNLKDLLINFSAGAAAPAGVSAGVAGGEAGAAEAEKEEEEAKEESDDDMGFGLFD
- the THI3 gene encoding branched-chain-2-oxoacid decarboxylase THI3 (similar to Saccharomyces cerevisiae THI3 (YDL080C); ancestral locus Anc_2.390), which codes for MNSSYAQKYGLPKYISISDYLFHRLNQLNIHTIFGLSGEFSMPLLDKLYNIPNLRWAGNSNELNAAYAADGYSRLKGLGCLITTFGVGELSAINGVAGSYAEHVGILHIVGMPPTSAQTKQLLLHHTLGNGDFTVFHRIASDVACYTTLIVDSELCADEVDKCIRKAWIEQRPVYMGMPVNQVNLPIESARLNTPLDLQLPKNDPDVEKEVISRILSFMYKSQNPAIIVDACTSRQNLIEESKELCSRLKFPVFVTPMGKGTVNETIPQFGGVFTGSISAPEVREVVDFADFIIVIGCMLSEFSTSTFHFQYKTKNCALLYSTSVKLKNATYPDLSIKLLLQKLLASLDESKLSYRPNEQPSMMVPRPYPAGNVLLRQEWVWNEISHWFQPGDIIITETGASAFGVNQTRFPVNTLGISQALWGSVGYTMGACLGAEFAVQEIKKDKFPVTKHRVILFMGDGAFQLTVQELSTIVKWGLTPYIFVMNNQGYSVDRFLHHRSDASYYDIQPWNYLGLLRVFGCTNYETKKIITVGEFRSMIDDPEFAINDKIRMIEIMLPPRDVPQVLLDRWVVEKEQSKQIQEENENSSALDTPTPEFRPLLKKIKLDTDLISPPYYQGPP